The following coding sequences are from one Aliarcobacter skirrowii CCUG 10374 window:
- a CDS encoding type II secretion system F family protein — protein MKKYNITYQKNGEIKNQIVTDIELELIKKEFDILTIKAKKSIFEIKFKNRVRVPKKELLLIFFELNLMLESNINISDAIDILIKSKKNKKTQKFLQAMNYALSNSMPISEVLDEFVIEDFVKDFLNISQNSSNLARNVDAIYHLLKEQDSIKKSFYKALGYPIFLFFTFLASLFIIFSFVIPSFKSIFQNQIENLPQSTKILLNMEIFFKEYSLIFIIIVSFLILFLIFLYKISKKFEYFLDYIFIKYIPIFSIVLRNLQLYKLFLVVDIMQKSKYEFHKAFLNSKLLVKNKYLLDKIRVIDSLLENGKSICFAFKDINIFDDIILNLLNTGEVTNSLEIVVPEIKNIYKHRFENSVNLMISIIQPLFLLIIASMILFIVLAIFTPIWEMGSLIK, from the coding sequence ATGAAAAAATATAACATAACATATCAAAAAAATGGTGAAATAAAAAATCAAATTGTAACAGATATTGAACTTGAATTAATAAAAAAAGAGTTTGATATATTAACTATAAAAGCAAAAAAATCAATATTTGAAATTAAATTTAAAAATAGGGTTAGAGTTCCTAAAAAAGAGCTTTTATTAATCTTTTTTGAGTTAAATTTAATGCTTGAATCAAATATAAATATAAGTGATGCAATAGATATTTTAATAAAATCAAAAAAAAATAAAAAAACTCAAAAATTTTTACAAGCTATGAATTATGCACTCTCAAACTCTATGCCAATTTCTGAAGTATTAGATGAATTTGTAATAGAAGATTTTGTTAAAGATTTTTTAAATATCTCTCAAAATAGCTCAAATTTAGCTAGAAATGTAGATGCTATTTATCATCTTTTAAAAGAGCAAGATAGTATTAAAAAGAGTTTTTATAAAGCCTTAGGCTATCCAATTTTTCTATTTTTTACATTTTTAGCTTCTTTGTTTATTATTTTTAGTTTTGTTATTCCAAGTTTTAAATCTATTTTTCAAAATCAAATAGAGAATCTTCCACAAAGCACAAAAATATTATTAAATATGGAGATATTTTTTAAAGAGTATTCTCTGATTTTTATTATAATTGTTTCCTTTTTGATACTTTTTTTAATTTTTTTATATAAAATTAGTAAGAAATTTGAGTATTTCTTAGATTATATATTTATTAAATATATTCCAATATTTTCAATAGTTTTAAGAAATTTACAGCTGTATAAACTTTTTTTAGTAGTGGATATTATGCAAAAATCAAAGTATGAATTTCACAAAGCTTTTTTAAATAGTAAGCTTTTAGTAAAGAATAAATATTTATTGGATAAAATCCGCGTAATTGATAGTTTGCTAGAAAATGGAAAGAGTATTTGCTTTGCTTTTAAAGATATAAATATTTTTGATGATATTATTTTAAATCTGCTAAATACAGGTGAAGTTACAAATAGTTTAGAGATTGTTGTTCCTGAGATAAAAAACATATATAAACATAGATTTGAAAATAGTGTAAATCTTATGATTTCCATAATCCAGCCACTATTTTTACTAATAATTGCTAGTATGATTTTATTTATAGTATTAGCAATATTTACACCTATTTGGGAAATGGGAAGTTTAATAAAATAA
- a CDS encoding GspE/PulE family protein, protein MTLLKTKIDFSIFTKYGVEFFLKNEIVPIYEDGISLTLAVCEDFDILNFKHNFVKHINFKKFEKREILFLLLDIEIKISLYEKARNALKLNSENLSTASFLDSLILFSIEKRASDIHIESYENLTLFKFRIDGKLNIFFSFSIEFFKIISSYIKLICNLDMTQTRLPLDGRFSRVIENKKYDFRFSSMPTIDAESIVLRILDNKNIDKSLQTLGFSQNIYDSLKNILKLKSGLILISGPTGSGKTTTLYSILKELNSEDKKIITVEDPVEYKIPSINQISVDNKLGLSFELVLKNILRQDPDIIFIGEIRDKFSLDIALQASLTGHLVLASIHSNSSLETITRLLDLQADPYLISTSLKASLAQRLVLSFCKYCQAQGCKKCNYTKFYERVCIAELLLVDEIIASLIFKKASSQEFWQYLKTINYKTMLDDGLLKVKNSETSIEELEKLVCINEKI, encoded by the coding sequence ATGACTCTTTTAAAAACTAAAATAGATTTTTCAATATTTACTAAATATGGTGTTGAATTTTTCTTAAAAAATGAGATAGTACCAATTTATGAAGATGGTATATCTTTGACTTTGGCTGTTTGTGAAGATTTTGATATTTTAAATTTTAAACATAATTTTGTAAAACATATAAATTTTAAAAAATTTGAAAAAAGAGAGATTTTGTTTCTACTATTAGATATTGAAATAAAAATATCACTTTATGAAAAAGCAAGAAATGCATTAAAATTAAATAGTGAAAATCTATCAACTGCTAGTTTTTTGGATAGTTTGATTCTATTTTCAATAGAGAAAAGAGCTAGTGATATACATATTGAATCTTATGAAAATTTGACACTTTTTAAGTTTAGAATTGATGGAAAATTGAATATATTTTTTAGTTTTTCGATTGAATTTTTTAAAATAATTTCCTCTTATATAAAATTAATTTGTAATCTTGATATGACACAAACACGCTTGCCACTAGATGGCCGCTTCTCAAGAGTTATAGAGAATAAAAAGTATGATTTTAGATTCTCTTCTATGCCAACTATTGATGCTGAATCAATAGTTTTAAGAATTTTGGATAATAAAAATATAGATAAATCACTACAAACTTTGGGTTTTAGCCAAAATATTTATGATAGTTTAAAAAATATATTAAAATTAAAATCAGGACTTATATTAATTAGTGGACCAACAGGAAGTGGAAAAACTACAACTTTATACTCAATTTTAAAAGAGTTAAATAGTGAAGATAAGAAGATAATCACAGTTGAAGATCCAGTTGAGTATAAAATCCCTTCAATCAATCAAATATCAGTAGATAATAAGTTAGGGCTTAGTTTTGAACTTGTTTTAAAAAATATTTTAAGACAAGATCCAGATATTATCTTTATTGGTGAAATTAGAGATAAGTTTTCTCTTGATATTGCTCTTCAAGCTTCACTTACAGGTCATTTAGTTCTTGCTAGTATTCACTCAAATAGTTCATTAGAAACTATTACAAGACTACTTGATTTACAAGCAGATCCTTATTTGATTTCAACATCACTTAAAGCTTCACTAGCTCAAAGATTGGTTTTGAGTTTTTGTAAATATTGCCAAGCACAAGGTTGCAAAAAGTGTAACTATACAAAGTTTTATGAAAGAGTTTGTATAGCAGAACTTCTACTTGTAGATGAGATAATCGCATCTTTAATTTTTAAAAAAGCAAGCAGCCAAGAGTTTTGGCAATATTTAAAAACTATAAATTATAAAACAATGCTTGATGATGGACTTTTAAAAGTAAAAAATAGTGAAACATCTATTGAAGAGCTTGAAAAACTGGTATGTATAAATGAAAAAATATAA
- the era gene encoding GTPase Era: MTKCGYVSVVGRPNAGKSSLLNWLVGEKIAMVSHKANATRKRSNIIVMHEDDQIVFVDTPGIHETEKLLNKFMLDEALKAIGDCDLILFLAPVTDSLKYYEDFLEKNKKNTKHILLLTKIDFVNNEELMSKLKEYEKYSDKYEAIIPISIKKATKKSDILDEVVKYLPVHPYLFDPEIITTEHLRDIYKEFIREAIFENISDEIPYEADVMINKIEEKPNVDVIKAKIIVQKDSQKGMIIGQNATAIKRIGKASRLKIEKLSGKKCFLELFVSVKKNWTKNKDALKSMGYEFDS, translated from the coding sequence ATGACAAAATGCGGATATGTTTCAGTTGTAGGAAGACCAAATGCAGGTAAAAGTTCACTTTTAAACTGGCTTGTTGGTGAAAAGATTGCTATGGTTTCACACAAAGCAAATGCAACTAGAAAAAGATCAAATATTATAGTTATGCACGAAGATGACCAGATTGTTTTTGTAGATACTCCAGGAATTCATGAGACAGAAAAACTTTTAAACAAATTTATGCTTGATGAAGCACTAAAAGCTATTGGAGATTGTGATTTGATACTTTTTTTAGCTCCAGTAACTGATAGTTTAAAATATTATGAAGATTTTTTAGAGAAAAATAAAAAAAATACAAAACATATTTTACTTCTTACAAAAATAGATTTTGTAAATAATGAAGAGCTTATGAGCAAACTTAAAGAGTATGAAAAATATAGTGATAAATATGAGGCAATTATTCCAATATCTATAAAAAAAGCTACTAAAAAATCTGATATTTTAGATGAGGTTGTAAAATATTTACCAGTTCATCCATATTTATTTGATCCAGAGATTATCACAACAGAACATTTAAGAGATATATACAAAGAGTTTATTAGAGAGGCTATCTTTGAAAATATTAGTGATGAGATTCCTTATGAAGCTGATGTTATGATAAATAAAATTGAAGAGAAACCAAATGTTGATGTAATAAAAGCAAAAATTATTGTTCAAAAAGATAGCCAAAAAGGTATGATTATTGGTCAAAATGCAACAGCAATCAAAAGAATTGGGAAAGCTTCAAGATTAAAAATTGAAAAACTTAGTGGTAAAAAATGTTTTCTTGAGTTATTTGTTAGTGTAAAGAAAAATTGGACAAAAAATAAAGATGCTTTAAAATCTATGGGGTATGAATTCGATAGTTAA
- a CDS encoding YifB family Mg chelatase-like AAA ATPase, with protein MKVIKSATLSSIDATVVDVESTFTRGMPSFTIVGMVSASINESKDRVKSSLLTNDYKFPPLKITINLSPSELSKRGTHFDLAIALQVALFNETKLFFDDIFFFGELALDGKVKDTNHIFAIVLSLAKQGELKKVAVCKESAKKLANIPNIEIFVVDNLNDAINFVKSDKKEQFLYQNEILPYKKIIINDETYYYDESYLNDFSDILGQDMAKYAAIICAAGNHNFIMEGSPGCGKSMIAKRLQYILTPMSLEEILEKAKLQALDMLEVDFKPIRAFRNPHHTATKSSILGGSNSMGEVALSNNGILFFDELPHFPNHILEALREPLEDNKILISRVNNKIVYETKFIFVAALNPCPCGNLLSSVKECRCNSLEIQRYKNRLSEPFLDRIDLYLVMNDSFNDNKNIVSSKELHESVINAFIKQKQRGQKELNGKLNDEDIKKYCILDDESKQILEKARINYCLSFRSINKVLKVARTIADINNNELITKSDLLKSLNFRRR; from the coding sequence ATGAAAGTTATAAAATCTGCAACACTATCTTCAATTGATGCAACTGTAGTTGATGTTGAATCAACATTTACAAGAGGAATGCCAAGTTTTACAATAGTAGGAATGGTAAGTGCAAGTATAAATGAGTCAAAAGATAGAGTTAAATCTTCACTTTTAACAAATGATTATAAATTTCCTCCTCTAAAAATAACAATTAACCTCTCACCATCTGAATTGAGTAAAAGGGGAACACATTTTGATTTAGCAATAGCTTTACAAGTTGCACTTTTTAATGAAACAAAGCTATTTTTTGATGATATATTTTTCTTTGGAGAGTTAGCACTTGATGGTAAAGTAAAAGATACAAATCACATATTTGCAATAGTATTGTCATTAGCAAAACAAGGAGAGCTAAAAAAAGTTGCTGTTTGTAAAGAGAGTGCAAAAAAGTTGGCAAATATTCCAAATATTGAGATTTTTGTTGTTGATAATTTAAATGATGCTATAAATTTTGTAAAAAGTGATAAAAAAGAGCAATTTTTATATCAAAATGAGATTTTACCATATAAAAAAATTATTATAAATGATGAAACTTACTACTATGATGAGAGCTATTTAAATGATTTTAGTGATATTTTAGGTCAAGATATGGCTAAGTATGCAGCTATTATTTGTGCTGCTGGGAATCACAATTTTATTATGGAAGGCAGTCCAGGTTGTGGTAAATCTATGATTGCAAAAAGGTTACAGTATATTTTAACTCCTATGAGTTTAGAAGAGATTTTAGAGAAAGCAAAACTTCAAGCTCTTGATATGCTTGAAGTTGATTTTAAACCAATAAGAGCTTTTAGAAATCCTCATCACACTGCAACAAAATCTTCAATTTTGGGCGGTTCAAACTCTATGGGAGAAGTTGCACTTAGCAACAATGGTATTTTATTTTTTGATGAATTACCACACTTTCCAAATCATATTTTAGAAGCATTAAGAGAGCCACTTGAGGATAATAAAATATTAATATCAAGGGTAAATAACAAAATAGTTTATGAGACAAAGTTCATATTTGTAGCAGCACTTAATCCTTGTCCTTGTGGAAATTTACTTTCAAGTGTAAAAGAGTGCAGATGTAATAGCTTAGAGATACAAAGATATAAAAATAGGCTTAGCGAGCCATTTTTGGATAGGATTGATCTATATTTAGTTATGAATGATAGTTTTAATGATAATAAAAATATTGTAAGCTCTAAAGAGCTTCATGAAAGTGTTATAAATGCTTTTATTAAACAAAAGCAAAGAGGACAAAAAGAGTTAAATGGGAAACTTAATGATGAGGATATAAAAAAATATTGTATTTTAGATGATGAGAGTAAGCAAATACTTGAAAAAGCAAGAATTAACTACTGCTTATCTTTTAGAAGTATAAATAAAGTTTTAAAAGTGGCAAGAACTATTGCTGATATAAATAATAATGAACTTATTACTAAAAGTGATTTATTAAAAAGTTTAAATTTTAGAAGAAGGTAG
- a CDS encoding methyl-accepting chemotaxis protein has protein sequence MSTSKKLFLTMFFNIITLVFIISISFFIAKKNIELIINKDLETLGESIYSLSSLYAKNDPKGYEKDEFKNAIKAIKIGKSGYIYFVDKDGNITIHPTIEGKNLSSLDFIKTITSSNEGSGIIEYYTDVTNQDKIIYYKYIPEWEMWLVPGINKEDYLEDIYFEFFYKIVLLGALIIILQLFIFFFIAKGITNRIKEFSMHFREFINFITYKQNRIDKREIKGDCEFSTMTKDINSAIDEFDNKFKIDMRVIGESVLTFDKLRKGIFSCRVKSDSSNPMINTLKNTINEAIDDLETYMKDIEKVLKSYSLNDYKDRLKISKQISNPSNLLQVMEGVNSLGDTLATQAKNGLEDGNVLENNSQTLKNSLENLSSKITKQIESLRETTVAVQTISEITKNNSKNTNEMSNLAEIVKQAVEDGYKLANQTTLSMDEINAKVTAINEAITIIDQIAFQTNILSLNAAVEAATAGEAGKGFAVVAGEVRNLANKSAEAANDIKNLVELANSKAYEGKSISSKMQDGYKALHSHISQTLKIIQSVSDAANEQMVGINQVNETITILDQISKENEKETILINDISNVVSQMAAEALEDAKSKKF, from the coding sequence ATGTCTACAAGTAAGAAGCTTTTTTTGACTATGTTTTTTAACATAATAACTTTGGTTTTTATAATTTCTATATCATTTTTTATTGCTAAAAAAAATATTGAACTTATCATTAACAAAGATTTAGAAACTCTTGGTGAGTCAATATACTCTTTAAGCTCTTTATATGCAAAAAATGATCCAAAAGGTTATGAAAAAGATGAGTTTAAAAATGCTATAAAAGCGATAAAAATTGGTAAAAGTGGTTATATATATTTTGTAGATAAAGATGGAAATATTACAATACATCCAACTATTGAAGGGAAAAACCTATCATCTTTAGATTTTATTAAAACAATAACTTCAAGTAATGAAGGAAGTGGCATAATAGAGTATTACACAGATGTAACAAATCAAGATAAAATCATATATTACAAATACATTCCTGAGTGGGAAATGTGGCTGGTTCCAGGTATAAACAAAGAGGACTATTTAGAAGATATATATTTTGAGTTCTTTTATAAAATTGTCCTTCTTGGTGCTTTAATTATTATTTTACAACTTTTTATATTTTTCTTTATTGCAAAAGGAATCACAAACAGAATAAAAGAGTTTTCTATGCACTTTAGAGAGTTTATAAATTTTATTACATATAAACAAAATAGAATTGATAAACGAGAGATAAAAGGTGATTGCGAATTCTCAACAATGACAAAAGATATCAATAGTGCAATTGATGAGTTTGATAATAAATTTAAAATTGATATGAGAGTTATTGGAGAGAGTGTTTTAACTTTTGATAAATTAAGAAAGGGTATATTTAGTTGTAGAGTAAAATCAGATAGTTCTAATCCTATGATTAATACATTGAAAAATACAATTAATGAAGCTATTGATGACTTAGAAACTTATATGAAAGATATTGAAAAAGTTCTTAAATCTTATAGTTTAAATGATTATAAAGATAGACTAAAAATTAGTAAGCAAATATCAAATCCATCGAACTTATTACAAGTTATGGAGGGTGTTAATAGTTTGGGTGATACTTTAGCAACTCAAGCTAAAAATGGACTTGAAGATGGAAATGTATTAGAAAATAATTCACAAACATTAAAAAACTCACTTGAGAATTTAAGTTCAAAAATTACAAAACAGATTGAGAGTTTAAGAGAGACAACAGTAGCTGTACAAACAATTTCAGAAATTACAAAAAATAACTCTAAAAATACTAATGAGATGTCAAATCTAGCAGAAATTGTAAAACAAGCCGTTGAAGATGGTTATAAACTTGCAAACCAAACAACTCTATCTATGGATGAGATAAATGCTAAAGTTACAGCTATAAACGAAGCAATTACAATTATTGATCAAATAGCATTTCAAACAAATATTTTAAGCCTAAACGCTGCAGTTGAAGCGGCAACTGCTGGAGAAGCTGGTAAAGGTTTTGCAGTTGTTGCTGGTGAGGTGAGAAATCTAGCAAATAAAAGTGCAGAAGCAGCAAATGATATAAAAAATCTAGTTGAATTAGCTAATTCAAAAGCCTATGAAGGAAAATCAATATCTAGCAAAATGCAAGATGGATATAAAGCTCTACATTCTCATATATCACAAACTTTAAAAATTATTCAAAGCGTAAGTGATGCAGCAAATGAGCAAATGGTTGGAATTAATCAAGTTAATGAAACTATTACTATTTTAGATCAAATATCAAAAGAGAATGAAAAAGAGACAATACTTATAAATGATATATCAAATGTAGTTTCGCAAATGGCGGCTGAAGCATTAGAAGATGCTAAAAGTAAAAAGTTTTAA
- a CDS encoding PAS domain-containing protein produces the protein MSNKEKILDDYAFLVSETDEKGVIRFANRDFCNIAEYEIEELIGKPHNVVRHKDMPKVAFKDLWETVKKGNIWTGYVKNATKNGDFYWVFATVYPFISCDGTKGYLSCRRKASRDEIEKMSKIYEELIKQE, from the coding sequence ATGAGCAATAAAGAGAAAATTTTAGATGATTACGCGTTTTTAGTTAGCGAAACTGATGAAAAAGGTGTTATACGATTTGCAAACAGAGATTTTTGCAATATTGCTGAGTATGAAATTGAAGAACTAATTGGAAAACCTCATAATGTTGTAAGACATAAAGATATGCCAAAAGTTGCATTTAAAGATCTTTGGGAAACAGTTAAAAAAGGTAATATTTGGACAGGTTATGTAAAAAATGCTACAAAAAATGGTGACTTTTATTGGGTTTTTGCAACTGTTTATCCATTTATTTCATGCGATGGAACAAAAGGTTATCTATCTTGTAGAAGAAAAGCTTCAAGAGATGAGATTGAAAAAATGTCAAAAATTTATGAAGAGCTTATAAAACAAGAGTAA
- the def gene encoding peptide deformylase has protein sequence MIREIITYPNKLLRTKSKDVVKFDSELHTLLDDMYETMMNASGVGLAAIQVAVPLNVLIINLPNQDDVQDKNDLIEAINPVITHKDGVQVYQEGCLSVPGFYEDITRAKHIIVEYFNRFGEKQVMECEDFLAVAWQHEMEHLSGHVFIENLSFIKRQKFEKEYKNRKKTKK, from the coding sequence ATGATTAGAGAGATAATTACATATCCAAATAAATTACTTCGAACAAAATCAAAGGATGTAGTGAAGTTTGATAGCGAACTTCACACTCTTTTAGATGATATGTATGAAACGATGATGAATGCTTCTGGAGTTGGACTTGCTGCTATTCAAGTTGCTGTTCCTTTAAATGTTCTTATAATAAACCTTCCAAATCAAGATGATGTACAAGATAAAAATGATTTAATAGAGGCTATAAATCCAGTAATTACTCATAAAGATGGAGTTCAAGTTTACCAAGAGGGATGCTTAAGTGTTCCTGGATTTTATGAAGATATTACCAGAGCAAAGCATATTATTGTTGAGTATTTTAATAGATTTGGAGAAAAACAAGTTATGGAGTGCGAAGATTTTTTAGCTGTTGCTTGGCAACATGAGATGGAGCACTTATCTGGGCATGTTTTTATAGAAAATTTATCTTTTATAAAAAGACAAAAATTTGAAAAAGAGTATAAAAATAGAAAAAAGACTAAAAAATAG
- the clpP gene encoding ATP-dependent Clp endopeptidase proteolytic subunit ClpP, with the protein MSYIPYVVEKTGRGERSYDIYSRLLKDRIIMLSGEINDAVSSTVVAQLLFLEAEDPEKDIYLYINSPGGVVTSGMSIFDTMNYIKPDVCTICIGQAASMGAFLLSSGTKGKRYSLPNSRIMIHQPLGGARGQATDIQIQAREIQRLKDTLNSILASQTGQDVKTIEKDTDRDNFMSAQEACDYGLVDKVIERHN; encoded by the coding sequence ATGAGTTATATACCATATGTAGTTGAGAAAACTGGTCGAGGTGAACGAAGTTATGATATTTATTCACGACTTTTAAAAGATAGAATCATCATGCTTAGTGGAGAGATAAATGATGCAGTATCTTCAACAGTTGTTGCACAACTTCTTTTCTTAGAAGCTGAAGATCCAGAAAAAGATATATATTTATATATAAACTCTCCAGGTGGAGTTGTGACAAGTGGAATGTCAATATTTGATACTATGAACTACATAAAACCAGATGTTTGTACTATTTGTATTGGTCAAGCTGCATCTATGGGAGCTTTTTTACTTAGTTCAGGAACAAAAGGTAAAAGATACTCTCTACCAAATTCAAGAATTATGATTCATCAACCACTTGGTGGCGCACGTGGTCAGGCAACTGATATTCAAATTCAAGCACGAGAAATTCAAAGATTAAAAGATACTTTGAACTCTATATTGGCTTCTCAAACTGGTCAAGATGTTAAAACTATTGAAAAAGATACAGATAGAGATAATTTTATGAGTGCTCAAGAAGCTTGTGATTATGGACTTGTTGATAAAGTTATTGAAAGACACAATTAA
- the tig gene encoding trigger factor: MEFKTNRVDEANIEIVATLKKENIEKKLDKVATQAAKTMNIQGFRKGKVPVAVVKQRYADKLLEDAEGEAIRDVLNSGLKELNVKNEDLIGEPTISKFDKKDNGDIEVEISVATKPNIDLGDYKKLLPDVKAIEIDAKKIDERIEEIASQSAPLTKIARKRAVKDGDFAVIDFEGFVDGVAFEGGKAEKYPLQVGTGSFIPGFEDQVIGMKYEEEKDVVVTFPKEYQAKDLAGKEAVFKVKLHEIQERKAGEITDEFAKQMLPNEKDATVDTLRDRIKEQMVAGEKATYYREDLKPKFIENLVKNINFALPKTVVEQEINFALNNKIRSFTEEQINELKEDASKIEKIREELKEDAVNSVKATFIVDALAKAEKVEVNDQEVTQILYFEALQMGQNPQELIKQYQQAGYLPAIKMSMIEEKVLAKLFDEKAK, from the coding sequence ATGGAATTTAAAACAAATAGAGTTGATGAAGCAAATATTGAGATAGTTGCTACATTAAAAAAAGAGAACATTGAAAAAAAACTTGATAAGGTTGCTACACAAGCAGCTAAAACTATGAATATTCAAGGATTTAGAAAAGGAAAAGTTCCTGTTGCAGTTGTAAAACAAAGATATGCTGATAAACTTTTAGAAGATGCTGAAGGTGAAGCTATTCGAGATGTTTTAAATAGTGGATTAAAAGAGCTTAATGTTAAAAATGAAGATCTAATCGGAGAGCCTACTATTTCAAAATTTGATAAAAAAGATAATGGAGATATTGAAGTTGAAATATCAGTTGCTACAAAACCAAATATTGATTTAGGTGATTACAAAAAACTATTACCAGATGTTAAAGCTATTGAGATTGATGCTAAAAAAATTGATGAAAGAATAGAAGAGATTGCAAGTCAATCAGCACCTTTGACAAAAATTGCAAGAAAAAGAGCAGTAAAAGATGGTGATTTTGCAGTTATTGATTTTGAAGGATTTGTAGATGGTGTTGCATTTGAAGGTGGAAAAGCTGAAAAGTATCCACTACAAGTAGGAACAGGTTCATTTATTCCAGGATTTGAAGATCAAGTTATTGGTATGAAATATGAAGAAGAGAAAGATGTAGTTGTAACTTTCCCAAAAGAGTATCAAGCAAAAGATTTAGCTGGAAAAGAGGCTGTATTTAAAGTAAAACTTCACGAAATTCAAGAGAGAAAAGCTGGTGAAATTACTGATGAGTTTGCTAAACAAATGCTTCCAAATGAAAAAGATGCAACAGTTGATACTTTAAGAGATAGAATAAAAGAGCAGATGGTTGCTGGTGAAAAAGCTACTTACTATAGAGAAGATTTAAAACCAAAGTTTATTGAAAATTTAGTAAAAAATATTAATTTTGCACTACCTAAAACTGTTGTTGAGCAAGAGATTAATTTTGCACTTAATAATAAAATAAGAAGTTTTACAGAAGAGCAAATCAATGAGTTAAAAGAAGATGCTTCTAAAATTGAAAAAATAAGAGAAGAGTTAAAAGAAGATGCTGTTAATTCTGTAAAAGCAACATTTATTGTTGATGCTTTAGCAAAAGCTGAAAAAGTTGAAGTAAATGATCAAGAAGTTACACAAATTTTATATTTTGAAGCTTTACAAATGGGACAAAATCCACAAGAGTTAATTAAGCAATATCAACAAGCTGGGTATTTACCTGCTATTAAAATGTCAATGATAGAAGAGAAAGTTCTTGCTAAACTTTTTGATGAGAAAGCAAAATAA